In Bradyrhizobium sp. 200, the sequence GCGGGAACGTGATGGTGTTGAAGCGCTCGATCCATGCATGTCTTGGTGTATGTCTTGCACTAGTTCTGATCGTTCGCGTCGCGGCCGCGCCGTTGCGCGATGAAAGCACCGGGCTGGCGATTGATCCGCCCGAGGGGTACACCGCCCGCACGATCGCCCCGACGCCGACTTTTGTCGTGCGGTTCGAGGTCAAGAAGCCATCCGACCGCGATACGGGCTGTCAGGTCGCGTTCACGCCGCTTCCGCAAAACGCCGAACTCAAGCAGAGCGAAATCAACGACGTCATCGAAGGGCCGCGCTGGCTCGATCTGGCGCGGGCCACGTTGACTACCCTCTATGATATATCCGCGACCGATCGTTTCGACGTCGACGGCATTGGCGGCGTTGCGATGGTCGGCGACTTCAAGTCGCGTCCAGGCCTGCCGGCACGGTCACAGGACGTTCGGACCCTCTTCATGCTGATCGAGACTCCGAAAGGGCGAACCACCATGATTTGTGTGGGTGAGAAGCAGGGGTTCGCCGAGCGTCGGGCAGAGTTCGAAAAGGTCGCGCGCGCAGTTTCAGTGCCCCGCTGAACCTTGCCGTCACCCGTCGCGCGTCAGCTTATCATCAGCTTGGGCCGCTAGGAATCCTGGCTGATCAGCATCGGCCGAATGCCGATGCCGTGCGGCGCGAACCACCAATTGAAGCCGACAGACGCCGTGCGGATCAGCGACGCGCATGCGGCTGATGCCGCCGCGTCTCAACACCCAATTCTCGCCTGAGGACCGGAGCGAAATCGATGTCTGGTGTGAGCCCTGCACGGAGTGTCACGGAGAAGCGGCAAGCGCCTTCCGAGCAAGCAACCGCGGACGATCGAAAGGCAGCTCCGGCAAACGCCAGCCAGGCGCAGCCGGGGGCTAGCCAGGACAATCGTGCTGCCGATACCGGGCAGACGGATCCGCAGTTCGATGCCGCCCTGCAGAAGGCGCAGCGGGAGCGCAGCCGCGTCGACGGGAATCCGCAGCGCGTGCGAGGCAACGCGATCTCGCACGAGGCGAAGCCCGGCGACACACTCTACGGGATCTCGCAGGAATATCGCGCGCCGTTCTCCGATGTGCTGAAGGCCAACAAGCAGTTCCGTGATCCCGACCGCATCAAGCCGGGCGACGTGGTGTTCGTGCCGAACGCCGATCCGCGGGTGGTGAGCGCGCGTGAACAGGTCGCCGGAGCCCACCGCGCGGAAGAAAACGTGGCGTCGCTGGAGCAAATGGCGCGCGATCCCAACTCGACGCCATCGGCGCGCAAGCTTGCGAACATCGAATTGGAGGGTGCGCGCGGCGAGGTGTCGAAGCGCTGGGGCGACATTCAGCGTTCGGTGGAGAACGAGCTGCGCGAGGCAGGGCGCAATCAGCCGCTGCCCGACCTCGCAACGAAGTCCGCGCTTGACGAAATCCGCGGCCGCGTGCCCGACGATCCGACCTATCAGGGCACGGTGGAGCGGGCGCGCGCGGCTGTCGACCGGGAATGGCGGCAGGCGGGGACGACCCAGGCCGAGCTGGATGGACTGGTCCGCGACGCGCAGGCGGCCGACCGCTCGGTCGCGTCGTTGCAGGCCATGGCGCATGATCCGAATGCGACACCGGGCGAGCGGAAGCTTGCCAGCATGGAATTGCGGGAGGCGCAAAACGCCGCCGGCACGGCATGGGGCAACGTGCGAACGGAGGTCGAGGGCCAGCTACGCCTGATCGGGACCGGCAAGCCTTATCCTGAGGAAGTCGTCCAACCGCAGATCGATGAGTTCAAGCGAAGCCTTCCGCGTGATCCCAAGGTTGCGGAAACGATTGACGCCGCCTACCGCAACGTGACCGATGATTGGCGCAAACAGGGATGGACGCGCGACACGCTGGGTGTCGTCGTCGACAAGTATGGCGCGGTTGCGCTGGCGCAGCGCGACGTCGATGCGGCGCGCAGCGCCGGGCCGGAGGGCCAGGCCCGTCTGCCAGGCCTCGAAGCTCAACTCGAAACCCAGCGGATGGCGCTGCGCGAGGAGATCGAACGGCAGCTCGACAGTGTGGCCGGGCAGGTGCCGCCAGAGCAGCGCGAAATGGCAATCGGCGCGCGCGCCGCCTTGATCCAGGAACACGGTCCGGACGACGCCGCGTTCAAGGAGATCGTCGACCAGGCGACGTACAACAAGACCGTGCAGCCCGGCGTCGACGCCGTACGCAACGCCTACCAGACGGGCGGCGCGAAGGCGGCGGCCGAGACGCTGCGTCAGCAGACTGAAAACGTCTCACCGGAGACGGCGGAGCGGATCGTCGCGGCCAGCCTGCCGACGATCGACAGCGTCGCCGCCGACATGAAACGCAGCCTGACGGAAGGCGGTCCGATCGGGTATCAGGACGTCGCAGGCGTTTACGGCAATATCGCCACCGCGACGGACTACGCCGCCCGCGGCAACGATGGCGCGCAGGTGACGAGCCAGGTCGCCACAACCATGCTGCGGCACCTTCCAAGCGAAAAATTCCAGCCGCACTTCCAGGACAGCCCGGCCTATCCGCTGCCGGCTTACCAGGAAGCCGTGATGCAATCGGTTAGCGGCGGCACCGGCGCGACATTGGCGCTGGAAATGGCGACGCAGCTCAAGGACGCCGGCCGGACGAGCGAGGCCGACAGCGTGCTCAGCGCCACGCAGGTTGGGGTCGAAGTCCTGCAGGGCAAGATCGAGGATGACGTCAAGGCCTTTGGCGATGCGACCGCGGAAGTGAGCCGGCTGCGTGCCGACTGGTCGGGCACGATGTCGCCGGAGCAACTGGATCGCGTCACCGTCGAATACGTCGGCAAGCGGCCCGACCTGTTGCCCAACTTCGATCGCGCCTACAACGCAGTCGATGGCCTGGGCTATGGCGCGGTGCGCACAAGCTTAGCGTTGAATAACGCACTGCCGCGGCTGCAAGGCCTGCCAACGACAGAGCGGCTGACCGAGACGCGCAACGAATTCGTCAGCAGCAAGGAAACGCAGTTTGCGATGGGGCTGAGCGACAAGGGCAGCAATGAGGTGCTGCGCATTGTGCTCGGGCAGGACGCGGGAACGTTGTCGCCGTCGGCCTCGCCGAACTCGTCGGTCAGCAGCACCAGGGGCTTCGTCAAGGAATTCGGCAACGCGCTGATGACGTCGCAGCCATCGTCCTCGAGCGCAGTCGTCGATCTCGGTGCCGGCGCCAGCGCCGCCATTCCGTCGGCGGGAGCGACCGCTTCGAATACCGTCCGCGATATTTTCGGAACGGGCCAGGACGTCAAGCTCGATCCGAAGAAGGCGTCGGCGTTCCTTGGCAGCATGAACGGCCTCGGGGCTGCCTTCAACGGCTACCAGGCGGGGCTGGCCTGGGACAAGTTCGCAAAGGATCCCGGCCATCTGCTCAACATGACCAAGGCGGTTTACTACTCCATCGGTACCGGCAAGGAGACCGCCGAGTTGCTCGCCGTCGGCGCGCAGCGCGGGTGGCTCGGATTGGGCAACATCCCGGGCGCCGACCGCCTCTCTACTTCCATTCTCGCCAAGGCTAACCGCACCGGGCTTGCGCTTGAGCCGGGGTGGGTCAAGTTCTCGACCTACTTCAAAATCGGAGGCGGATTGATCGATGGTGCGTTCGCCATCGATGCGGCCTCCCGCGGCGACTGGATTGCGTCCGGGCTCTACACGACAAGTGCCAGCGGCGGCTTTCTGATGGCGGCCGGCTCGGTCGCCTCGAGCGGCGGCTGGCTCGCCACCTGGGGCGGTCCGGTGGGTGCGGGCCTGGTGCTCGCATCCGCGATGGGGCTCTACCTCTATAACGACGCGAAGGACAAGGCCCGGTTCGAGGGACCGAGCCGCGAATTCCTCGAGGCGGCGGGTTACAAGCCGGAGATCGCCGCGGCGCTGTCCGACTACAGCAACAACGATGGCGGCAGTGCCGGCCCCGCGCTTGCGGCGACCGCCGCGCGGTTCGGCGTTACGCCCGAGCAGTTGATGGAGCGGCTCAATCGGATGGATCCCGAGAAGGTGCGCGATCTCGTCGACCAGGCGCACACGGTCGATCAGGATGATTCGGGGCGCTTCCCGCTCACGGCGGCCAACGATCGCAACGTATGGGCGCCTCCAGGCAAAGATCCCGCGTTCGGTGGAAGCTATCTTTATGACCCGCAGGATCACCGTTTCCGGGGCGAGTATCGTGCCGTGCCGGGAAGCTGGTACCCGGCGCGAATGGAAGATCCCAATCCGCGAAGCATGACGGCGCTGCGCGACTATGCGCGGGTACTGTTCGGCGAGGCCATCCTGGGCTGAGCGAGAATCGATCGTCCATGCGCGGGCGCCGTCCCTACAGCTCCGGCTCGTCAGGTCGATGTCAGGTCAGCGCGGTATTCAATGCGGGAGAAGCGGTGGCGCAGCCACCCGCGGGTTCGTCGAAGCGGCGGACATCGTTAGCAACTAGCGGATTAGACAATGGCGAAGGTCATCGACAGGCCTCTCGCCGCCCGCTCGCAGCGGACGGCGGTCAAGGACGAAAGCAACGACGCTCAAGCCTGGTCCGAGAGCCTGAAGCGCGCGAGCCAGCCTGACGCGGCCCGTGTTGAGCGCACATCGGCGGCCCAACAGCGGCCGGCCGGTCCCGATGTTGCCAACGACAACGTCGTCCAGCACCGCGTCAAGGAAGGCGACTCGCTCTGGAGTATTTCGCGCCAGTACGACCGTCCGTTCCCCGACGTGCTTAAGGCCAATCCGCAGTTTCGCGATCCGGACCTGATCCATCCCGGCGAGATCGTGCATGTGCCGATGGGTTCGCCGCCGCGGCCGAGTGTACCGCCTCCGAGCCCACCGCCTCCGACTGGAGGACCGAATGCACCGCCTCCCACGGGGGCACCGAACGGACCGCCTCCCACCGGAGCGCCGAACGCGCCGCCTTCGTCGAGCTCGGGCGTCCCGTGTGGCGTCGACGCGAGCGTCGGCGCAGCCTGCGCTGCAAATGCAACCTTGCCTTGCGGCGTCGATCTGGGCGTCGGCACCGCCTGTGGCGGCAACTTCTCGCCCTGCGCCGGCAAGTACAGCGAGGGCACCGTGTGCGGCGCAAAGGGGAGCGCCTGTGCCGCCAATGCTGGGATAGGTACGGTTTGCGGCGTCGACGTCGGTGCCTGCGGCGCCGCCGCGGGCGTCGGTACGGCGTGCGGGGCAAAGGAAACCGCCTGTGGGGCGAACCTCGGGGTCGGTTCGGCCTGCGCCACCAACTTTGGAGCCTGCAGCGCCAAGACGACGGACGGAAAGGCCTGCGGCGTCGACGGAAGCACCTGCGGCTCAAGGTACAGCGGCCCGAAGGCCTGCGGGGTCGACGGCAACCTCGCTTGCGGCGCCAAGGGCGACGCTGGCGTGTGCGGCACCGACGGGAACGTCTGCGGTACCGACGGCACGATCCATGCCTGCGTGTCCGACGGAGATGTCTGTGGATCCAATGTCGGCGCCGAAGCCTGCGGCGTCGACGGCAACGCCTGCGGCACAGACGCGACCGTCGAAGCCTGTGCTGCCGATGGCAACGCCTGCGGCGTCGACGGAGGCGCGGAGGCCTGTGTCGCGGACGGCAATGCTTGCGGCGCGGATGCGACCGTCGAAGCTTGCGGGGCCGATGGCAACGTTTGCGGCGCCGATGTCGGCGCTGAAGCCTGTGCGGCGGACAGCAATGCGTGCGGCGCGGATGCGTCCGTCGAGGCCTGCGCCGCAGACGCCAACGCCTGCGCGGCCGACGCGGTCGCGGAGGCTTGCGCAGCCGACGCCGACGCCTGTGCGGCCAACGCGTCGGCTGACGCCTGTGTCGCCGATGCCGATGCGTGCGCGGCCAACGCGTCGGTCGATGCTTGCGCGGCCGATGCGGATGCCTGCGCCGCCAAGGCGGGTGCCGACGCTTGCGGTGTCGATACGGGCGTCTGCGCAGCCAATCTCGGTGGCGTCTGCGGCGTCGATGCGCCGGTGCTCGATCCAATCTCGTTCTGCGCGGTGAATGTCATTCCGATTCTGCCATCATGCTGATGATCGACATGCGCAACTCAACCGCGCGTATCACCATGCGCGAGATCGCAGCAGCGGGCCGCCGCTACGCGTCGAACCCGATCGCGCTCTCGAGCTTCATGGCGGGCGTGCGGCTCACGCCGGACGTGCTGCTGGAAGGTACCTGGCGGAACACGGCCGGTGCGGCGGGAAACTTCGCGTTCTTCCGCAATCTCATGCTGGGGTTGCTGCCGCGTCTTTACGATCTGCGCCACCTGGAGGCGCTGGGCGGCCGGTTCGCGCTGCGCGTGACGGGAATCGGTCGCCACGGCGATTTCACTACCATGGTCGTTAACCGGCGCGTGATCACGCTGACCGGACTGCCGCTCGACGAGGCCTCCGGCACCGCCATCGTCGACGCCTCGGTCCGCGCGGACGTATTCCTCGCCTTGTGGAACGACATGCTTGCCGAACTGGCGGAAACGACGCTGGCGCAGATTGCGGCGGCGAGAGGCGCACCGTCGCAGGCGCGCTAAGCAGGAAGGAACGAGCCGATGCCGGACTTCGAATGCCAGGTATCCCAGGACGGCGAGCAGCAGGCTGCGGAGGCCGCGTTGCTGGCGCAGAATTCCGCGCGAACGAGCGCATTGGAGGCGGCGGCCCGGCAGACGCTGTCGACCGTTCATGGCCGCCAGCGCGAGGCGGCAGCGAGCCGCTACAAGGTCTCGCGCTACGATATTCCGGTCAGGCTTGCCGATGGTGCCGCGCTGCTCTTCAATTCGCGGACACGCTCACTCATCTTGCTATCCGACGGCGAGGCTAAGGCCTATCGCGAACTGGCCGAGCGACCGGACTTCTCGGTCGGACAGGTGAGCGACCGCCTGCTGCTCGAAGCCCTCGCCGGCGGCGGCCACGTGGTCGGCGCAATGGTCAACGAGCTTGCCGTCGTGCGCGACAGCTACGAAGCGACACGGAGCGCCAAGGGCAGCCTGACAATTACGATCGCACCGACCATGGCCTGCAATTTCGCTTGCGGCTATTGCTTCCAAGGCCTGAACAAGCCGACCACGAAGATGAAGCCGGACGTGCAGAACGCGATCGTCGACTTCGTCAAGGCGAAAAAGGACCTCAAGTCGCTGAATATCGTCTGGTACGGCGGCGAGCCGCTGATGGGCAAGGAATCGATCTTCCGTCTGTCAGACCTGCTGATCTCCTACTGCGACAAGCGCAAGATCGCCTACAGCGCCGGAATCGTCTCCAACGCCTGGTTCCTGAACGGCGAAATGGCCGCACAGCTCTACACCCGCAGAGTCCGCTGGGTGCAAGTGACCATCGACGGCGATCGCGGGACGCACGACAAGATGCGGCCCCTGACGTCGGGGCACGGCACCTTCGACCGCATTCTCGACAATATCGCCGAAGCGCTGGACCAGACGGCGATCTCGATCAATGCCCGTGTCAATGTCGGCCAGAGCAACGTCGACAAGGTGGACGGCATGCTCGATTGCTTCGTCGAGCGCAACTTCGCCAAGCGCGGTAATTTCAGCGTCTACTTCGCGCCCATCGAGGCTTCGACGCCGGAGAGCGGCAGCGCCTTCGAGGAAAAGCTTTCCCGCGCGGAATTCAATCGCAAGGTGCTGGCACTGGAGGAGCGCGCGAGGCGTCTTGGCTTCGCGTCCATCCAGGCGCCGTCGAACGGCTTTGCCGGAATGTGCGTGGCGGCCTCGCATGGCGGCTATGTCGTGTCGGGCGAGGGAGACGTGCACAAGTGCTGGGAAACGGCGCACGATCCCAGCAAGCGGACCGGCACCATCTTCGAGCCGGACAAGCTCCACGACAGCGTCAACGCCAGCCTGTGGTCGCAATGGACGCCATTCGACAATCCGGTTTGCGCGTCGTGCAAGATATTGCCGATGTGCGGCGGCTTCTGTGGACACCGTTTCGTCTACAGCAATCCGGAGGAAGCCGCGCTGCCCTGTCCAAGCTGGAAATGGAATACGGCCGAATACATCTTCAGCCGCGCCAAGGATCTCGGCGTGGTCTCGGCTGACCAATGGCTGCCTGAGGAAGCAACCGTCGAAGCCAGGCAATCCGGCGAGCGTCATTCGCTGGATTCGCTGCAGGCCGCCCAGGCGCGCGTGCTGGAGAAGGTGAGCGCGCTGCACGGACGGCAGATCGACCGCGCGATGCTTTTCGCCGGCGAAGCGGCGCTGGAGCTTGCGCCTTCACGCGAGCCGACCGAAGCAGACCAGGTGCTGGAGAGTTCAGTGCCGTGAACGCGATCACGCCAGCCAGCGCCTTCGATCTCACCCCCGACAGGTTCGACACCTTTGTCGCCAACACCTTTGCCGGCAACAAAGCGAGTCGCCATGTGCGCGACCGCCTGATCGCGCAGGTCGACGGAGGCCGACTCGATCACATGCTGTTGCGCGCACGCAGTGGGCTAGCCTTGTCTGATGCGGTCAACCGGAAGGCTGCGCTGAACATCATCGATTTCGCCTTTGAGCCGCTCGTCCTGCAGGGCATGTCGGCGGATCAGGCGGTACGGTACCTCGGCGCCGTGGAGAACACGCTACGGGTTCACGAGGCGCGCGGGCTCGACGGCTTCGGTCCGCTCTGGGTCGATACGATCCACCATGTCTGCGTCTTCTCCGTGCTGTTTCAGCTTGCGGCGTTTCTCGGCAAGAACCGGCGGTTCAGCCAGGTGGTCCTGCTGCACCAGGGGCGGCGGCCCGAGCCTCGGCTGCGGATCGTCGTCGACCTCCTGCGTCGCGCGCACGGTGTCGCTCTGGTGCTGCTCCCGCTCCAGGGGCACTGGTTCCCGCGCCTTGCACGCCTTACGACCCCAAGCACAGTCATCTTTTATCTCACCGACATGCCGCCGGAGGCCTTTCCTCACGCGGCGCGGAGACAGCGCGGCCAGTCGCGCCTTCTGCTTGCCCATGAACCGGGCGCGGCGCTTCAGATCGAAACGGTCTCCGGCTCGCAGAGCTTTGCCCGCCGGCTCGGAGCGACGCGAATTGCGCTCGACTATCCGTCGACGGACAGCGTGCGCATCCGGCCGGCTGGTGCGGACGAGGCCGAGCTGTCTCTCTGTCCGCTGGAGGATTGGCTGTTCTGGCCGCTGCTTGGAGCGGCCCGGCAGCAGGCCATCGCGCGAGATGATTTTTCGCGCAGGTGAAGGAGAAGTCGTCAGGCATGCAGCAAGAGGCACAGGCATTCGTCGATGAGTGGGCCCAAACGTTCAACACAGGGAGGGCCGCCGATTTGGCTCGCTTCTACGCGCCGGATGCGCGGATCGTGCCGCCGGGGCGATCAACTG encodes:
- a CDS encoding LysM domain-containing protein, with amino-acid sequence MSGVSPARSVTEKRQAPSEQATADDRKAAPANASQAQPGASQDNRAADTGQTDPQFDAALQKAQRERSRVDGNPQRVRGNAISHEAKPGDTLYGISQEYRAPFSDVLKANKQFRDPDRIKPGDVVFVPNADPRVVSAREQVAGAHRAEENVASLEQMARDPNSTPSARKLANIELEGARGEVSKRWGDIQRSVENELREAGRNQPLPDLATKSALDEIRGRVPDDPTYQGTVERARAAVDREWRQAGTTQAELDGLVRDAQAADRSVASLQAMAHDPNATPGERKLASMELREAQNAAGTAWGNVRTEVEGQLRLIGTGKPYPEEVVQPQIDEFKRSLPRDPKVAETIDAAYRNVTDDWRKQGWTRDTLGVVVDKYGAVALAQRDVDAARSAGPEGQARLPGLEAQLETQRMALREEIERQLDSVAGQVPPEQREMAIGARAALIQEHGPDDAAFKEIVDQATYNKTVQPGVDAVRNAYQTGGAKAAAETLRQQTENVSPETAERIVAASLPTIDSVAADMKRSLTEGGPIGYQDVAGVYGNIATATDYAARGNDGAQVTSQVATTMLRHLPSEKFQPHFQDSPAYPLPAYQEAVMQSVSGGTGATLALEMATQLKDAGRTSEADSVLSATQVGVEVLQGKIEDDVKAFGDATAEVSRLRADWSGTMSPEQLDRVTVEYVGKRPDLLPNFDRAYNAVDGLGYGAVRTSLALNNALPRLQGLPTTERLTETRNEFVSSKETQFAMGLSDKGSNEVLRIVLGQDAGTLSPSASPNSSVSSTRGFVKEFGNALMTSQPSSSSAVVDLGAGASAAIPSAGATASNTVRDIFGTGQDVKLDPKKASAFLGSMNGLGAAFNGYQAGLAWDKFAKDPGHLLNMTKAVYYSIGTGKETAELLAVGAQRGWLGLGNIPGADRLSTSILAKANRTGLALEPGWVKFSTYFKIGGGLIDGAFAIDAASRGDWIASGLYTTSASGGFLMAAGSVASSGGWLATWGGPVGAGLVLASAMGLYLYNDAKDKARFEGPSREFLEAAGYKPEIAAALSDYSNNDGGSAGPALAATAARFGVTPEQLMERLNRMDPEKVRDLVDQAHTVDQDDSGRFPLTAANDRNVWAPPGKDPAFGGSYLYDPQDHRFRGEYRAVPGSWYPARMEDPNPRSMTALRDYARVLFGEAILG
- a CDS encoding LysM peptidoglycan-binding domain-containing protein translates to MAKVIDRPLAARSQRTAVKDESNDAQAWSESLKRASQPDAARVERTSAAQQRPAGPDVANDNVVQHRVKEGDSLWSISRQYDRPFPDVLKANPQFRDPDLIHPGEIVHVPMGSPPRPSVPPPSPPPPTGGPNAPPPTGAPNGPPPTGAPNAPPSSSSGVPCGVDASVGAACAANATLPCGVDLGVGTACGGNFSPCAGKYSEGTVCGAKGSACAANAGIGTVCGVDVGACGAAAGVGTACGAKETACGANLGVGSACATNFGACSAKTTDGKACGVDGSTCGSRYSGPKACGVDGNLACGAKGDAGVCGTDGNVCGTDGTIHACVSDGDVCGSNVGAEACGVDGNACGTDATVEACAADGNACGVDGGAEACVADGNACGADATVEACGADGNVCGADVGAEACAADSNACGADASVEACAADANACAADAVAEACAADADACAANASADACVADADACAANASVDACAADADACAAKAGADACGVDTGVCAANLGGVCGVDAPVLDPISFCAVNVIPILPSC
- a CDS encoding radical SAM protein, which codes for MPDFECQVSQDGEQQAAEAALLAQNSARTSALEAAARQTLSTVHGRQREAAASRYKVSRYDIPVRLADGAALLFNSRTRSLILLSDGEAKAYRELAERPDFSVGQVSDRLLLEALAGGGHVVGAMVNELAVVRDSYEATRSAKGSLTITIAPTMACNFACGYCFQGLNKPTTKMKPDVQNAIVDFVKAKKDLKSLNIVWYGGEPLMGKESIFRLSDLLISYCDKRKIAYSAGIVSNAWFLNGEMAAQLYTRRVRWVQVTIDGDRGTHDKMRPLTSGHGTFDRILDNIAEALDQTAISINARVNVGQSNVDKVDGMLDCFVERNFAKRGNFSVYFAPIEASTPESGSAFEEKLSRAEFNRKVLALEERARRLGFASIQAPSNGFAGMCVAASHGGYVVSGEGDVHKCWETAHDPSKRTGTIFEPDKLHDSVNASLWSQWTPFDNPVCASCKILPMCGGFCGHRFVYSNPEEAALPCPSWKWNTAEYIFSRAKDLGVVSADQWLPEEATVEARQSGERHSLDSLQAAQARVLEKVSALHGRQIDRAMLFAGEAALELAPSREPTEADQVLESSVP